The genomic region GTCCTTGTCGGTGGGGGCGCAGGGGAAGTCGAACCAGGTGACGCCGTCGTCACTGACGGACACCTGGGCCGTCTCCGCGAAGATGTCGCCGCCCACCTTCTGGAAGGCGTTCTCGAACACGAGCAGGTCCACGCCCGGGCCATCCACCGCGAACAGGTCGGTGAACTCCAGGGTGATGGAGCCGCCCCGCCCCAACGACAGCACGTCCAGCGAACCCGCGAACTGCCCCGCCCCCTTGGGCGGCCCGAACACGACGTCCGGGAAGCGGTCCTGTCCGAAGCCGGCCGAGTCGCCGAACTGGTAGGCCGTCACCCGGTCCGCGAACGGATCCACCGGCCGCGAGCCCGCGTCGACACCGGCATCCGTGTCCGTCCCTGCGTCCGCGTCCGTGCCTGCATCGGAGACACCGGCATCCGCGTGGGTGCCGGCGTCCACGATGTCCTCACCCGGAAGCGGACCGGGCTCGGAGTCGCCCGTGCACGCGCCCAGGGACAGCAGCGCGCCGAGCGCGAGCAGCGGGCGCTTCATCACTGGCCCTGCCGGATGCGCACGAGGCGGCGGCCGTTGACGTCCTTCACGCCCACGAGCAGGTCCGCGCCCAGCGACGACAGCAGGTCCACGGTCGTGCACGCATCCGGGGCGTTGAGCACCGCCGCGCGCGTGCCCACGCTGATGGGCTGGCCGCCACCCAGGCCGGGCGTGAGCGAGAAGCGCGACACGTCGGTGACGCCGAAGCCCGCGGCGCCGTAGCCGCCGCGCGCCACCGCC from Corallococcus exiguus harbors:
- a CDS encoding cell surface protein, translated to MKRPLLALGALLSLGACTGDSEPGPLPGEDIVDAGTHADAGVSDAGTDADAGTDTDAGVDAGSRPVDPFADRVTAYQFGDSAGFGQDRFPDVVFGPPKGAGQFAGSLDVLSLGRGGSITLEFTDLFAVDGPGVDLLVFENAFQKVGGDIFAETAQVSVSDDGVTWFDFPCAPTDKDGGYPGCAGTHPVLSAPDNGVSPTDPAVAGGDGFDLADVGLPRARFVRLTDTGLNSYGGTSGGFDLDALSVVNGQLPDGGVP